TTGCAGAAGCAAAAATAGAACCTAAAAGCCAAGGTAAAGGAAGTGATAAATATATGAAAAATATTGAGCCTAAGCTTGCAATAAAAAGAGTAAATGACATTTTAAATAAAGGTTTTATAATAGTCATGTACTCTCTTTTTTAGTTTTTATATTAAGTTTGTTTTAACTTTTTCCGTCAAAATCGTTTTCTCTTACCTTTGCAACTGTATCATTTGCACTCTTATTTGTTTCCATTGCAATTGTGTTGGTTCTATCTGCTACAGAAGCATTTTGTTGCGTAAATTTATCTAATTGATTTACTGCGTCACTTATTTGTGTCATTCCTGTATTTTGTTCTTGAGCTGCATTTGAAACATCATCAATTAAGTGACTTGTTTCTTCAATTCTTGCTTCAAGTTCAGTAAAGCCTTCAATCATTGAAGAACTTATTTCTTTTCCTTCATTTGCTTTTATCGTAGCTGATTCAACTAAGTCTTTAATCTCTTTTGCGGCTTCTGCACTTCTACTCGCAAGATTTCTTACTTCTGCTGCTACAACTGCAAAGCCTTTGCCAGCTTCTCCTGCAGTTGCTGCTTCTACAGCTGCATTTAATGAAAGAATATTTGTTTGGAAAGCAATTTGGTCAATTACTGAAATTGCGTCATTAATTGCTATAACCGTTTCATTAATATCATCCATAGAATTTACAGTTTTAGTTGCTAAGTCTTTTCCAATATTTGCAGAGTTTTGAGTTTTTCTAGAAATTGCTAACATTTCATGTGCTTTTTCACTTGTTTGTTTAATATTTCCAGTAATCTCTTCTATAGATGCAGCTGTTTCTTCTAATGAAGCAGCTTGACTATTTGCATTTTGGTTTAAGATATTTACATTTGATGTTAATTCTTCAGAGCGTTTTTGTAAACTTTGTCCATCATTTTGATTATCTTGTAAAATTTTCGTTATCATTTTATTCATATTTATAATATCATTACCAATTTTTCCACTATTTGTAGGATCAATCTTTTCAGTAAAGTTTCTTTTTGCATATTGTTCTAAAACATCGCTTAGTGCGTTAATATTAGTTCCTACTAAAGTTTGTACATTATCAAGCATATTATTTAATAATGATTTTAACTCTTCTAAGGATTCATTATTTGTCGAACTAGAAATTCTTTTTTCTAAGAAACCTTCTCCTACATGGTTTACTATATCTTTTACATCATTAATTAAAACATTATCTTGCTCAATAATGTTTTTTGTCTTTTCTATATTTTCATTAATTAGTGTAGACATTTGTCCAATTTCATCATTTGATGTAATAACTAAACTTTTTATCTCTTTTTCTTCTTTATTAACATATTTAAAAAAGCTTAATAATCCATTTTGAAAGTTTGTTAATGGAGTAAATATAATTTTTTTCATAAATAGAATAATTAAAAACGAAATAATTACAATTACAATAATAATTTGTGTAACAATAGAAACTATACTACTATCAATACTCTCATTAGTCTCTTCATTCATCTGTGCTACTTTTTCTTCAATTTCAGTAACGTATGAACCTGTTCCTATTATAAAATCCCAAGGCTCGAATTTTTTTACATATGAGAATTTTTCAAATTCTCCAGTTTTTCCTGGTATTCCCCAATAGTATTTTACTAATGAACCTTCTTTTTTTTCATTTGTACTTTTTACAATTTCTCTATATAAATACTTACCTTTCTTATCTTTAAAATCATAAAGGTTTTTTCCTGCTAATTCAGGTTTAGCACCATGCATTAAAACAACATGATTCGAATCATTAATCCAATAATAACCATTTTTACCATATTTCATTTTTGAAATTGCATCTAATGCTTCAGCTTTCATTTTTTCTTCTACATCAGTTAAGTATGACCCTGTTCCTATAATCCAATTTAGAGGTTTAAACATTTTTACATAAGAGACTTTTAATTGGTCTTTCTCAAAGCCTGGTTTTGGCCATAAATATGTAATAAATCCATCTGCTTTTTCAGATTTTCCTGCTTTTAAAAGTTCTTGGATAATCATCACACCATTTGTATCTTTTAATTTTGATAAATCTTTACCTTCTAATGAGGGTTTAATAGGATGAACCATATTAATACCATTTGGATTATATGCAAAAAAATAACCACTTTCTCCAAATCTTGATGCTGAAATAATTGATTTTATTCTTTGTTTTAATTCTTCATTTGAAAGTGTGTCTTTATATTTATTATATTCACTATTTATAATAGTAAAAATAAAATTTGTTTGTTCTAATAAATAATTTTCAACTTCAGCTTGTATTTTATCTTGTGCAGTTCTTTCATGATATGATTCAATTGTTTTATATGCTAGAGAAACATAGTTTTTTAACTCTTCTTCCTTTGCTTTAAAAGCACTAGAGCTTGATTTTTCTATTATTGAATTTGATGTGGATTTTAAACTAATAATTGATTGAGCTAACATAATTACTGTTATTAATACCATTGAACCTATTATTGTTGATAATAATTTTATCTTTATTGAACCATTTTTAAACATTATAACATCCTTCTAAAAAGTTACTTTTATGTAATATAATAACATAAGAATAGTAAAATTTGAGATTAAACATAAAAAATAATTTTTCTGAGTTTTGTATTAGTATTTATGGTGTATGGTGTAAGAGCTTTTTTATGTGATTAACTTAGAGCATTAAAATATAAATATTTTAATGCTCTAGGAAGAAATTACATTCTAATTTCTTCTCTTTTTTGTAAGAATTCCCATCTTTTATCAATTCTTGTTTGCCACTCATCAATAATGTATTCATATTGAGGTGTAAATAAGTGTTTAAATCTAGGTTGTGCTGCTAAATAATCTTTTACAGGAAGTATATTTTTAGGTCTATATGTAATATTTAGTTCTGTACCATCAATGATTTCATATAATGGAAATACAAGAGAATCGACTGCTAAATCAGAGACCTCAATAGTTTGATTTGGAGCAAATTTCCATTCAGTCGTACATGCTGACATTGCATTTATAAATACTGGACCTTCAGTATCAAAACCTCTTTGGATTTTTTTAACCATATCCTTCCATTTATTTGGTGCAACTTGTGCAACATAAGGTGAACCATGAGCAGCCATAATAGAAACAATATCTTTTTTCTGTCTTTTTTCACCATAAGAGTCAGTTCCTGCTGGTGCTGTTGTCGTACTTGAACCAATTGGAGTTGATGATGACCTTTGACCTCCTGTATTTGCATAAACTTCATTGTCTAAACAAACGTACATGAAATCATGTCCTCTTTCAAAACAACCTGAAATCCATTGGAATCCAATATCATAAGTTGAACCATCTCCTCCAAAAGTTACAAACTTAGGAGTTGGAGTGTCTTTACTTATTCTTCCTTTATTTCTTAGAGCTTTATTCATTGTCTCAACACCTGCCATTGCTGTTGATGAGTTTTCAAACCCAATATGAATCCAAGAACAATCCCATGAAGTATGAGGATAAATTGCTGTACAAACTTCCAAACAACCAGTTGAAGCTGATACTACTAAGTTATCATTTGTTGCATTTAATACTTCTCTTACAATAATAGAGTGAGCACAACCTGGACATAGAAGGTGTGAACCTTCGAATCTTTCAGCTGCAGTTGAAAATGATTTTAAATTTTTAATTACTTTTTGAGTACTCATATTTATTTTCCTTTCACGTCGTAAAATTCTAATGTTGGACCTCTAACACCAATTAGTGTTTGGATTTTTCCAGAAATTTTCCCAGCTTTTGCATCTGAATCTAATTTTCTAAAGATATCTTTTAATTGTGCAACTGTCATATCTCTACCACCTAATCCATAAATTAAGTTTGTTACTAATGGTCTTGCTGGAGTGTTAATAAGTGCACCAGATATTTCATTATATAAAGCACCAACTGTTCCACCAGGAGCTGATCTATCCATGCAAGCAACTGCTTTTACATTTTGCAAAGAATCTGCAATTTCTTCAAGAGGGAAAGGTCTAAATACTCTAGGCGCAACTATTCCTATTTTTATTCCCTCTTCTTTTCTAATTTGATCAACTGCAAGTGTAGCTGTTTCAAAAGTTGAACCTAAACAAACAATTGCAATTTCTGCATCGTCCATTTTATATTGTTCTACTACTTTATATTCTCTATTTGTTAACTCTTTAAATTGCTTAAATGTATCTTTAATAACATCCATTGAAGCCATTAAAGCTGCATGTTGCTTAGCTTTATGTTCAAAGTGCCAATCTTGTTCAGTTTGCACACCATGAGTTACTGGCTTGTCAAAGTTTAATAGTGCATTAACAGCTAAGTAATCACCAATAAATTTTGAGGCAATTTCATCTTTTAATGGTTTAACATTTTGAGCTGTATGAGATGTCATAAAACCATCTTGGTTAGAAATAACTGGAAGTCTAACAGATGGATGTTCTGAAATTTTAAATGACATTAAAGTCATATCATAAGCTTCTTGTGGAGAGAAAGCATCTATTGAAACCCAACCAGCATCTCTAGTTAAATATAAATCTGAATGGTCACCATTTACATTTAATGGAGATGCTAAAGCTCTATTTACTAAACATAAAACAACAGGAATTCTCATTCCTGATGCTTGATATAAAGTTTCAATCATTAGTGCTAAACCTTGTGAAGAAGTTGCCGTTGCAACTCTACCACCAGCTGCTCCAGCTCCTATACATGCAGACATTGCAGCATGTTCAGATTCAACCATAATTACTTCGCCATCTACATATCCATTTGCATGAAACATTGCATAATTTTCAACTGTAGCAGTTGATGGTGTAATAGGATATGCCGCAACAACATCAACATCAGCTTGTCTAATAGCTTGTGAGTTTGCCATGTTTCCATCCCAAACTTCAACGTCTTTTAGTATCATTTCTTTGCTATTCATACTTATTCACCCTTCTTTTTTTTAAGAGGCCATTTACCTAAAGCATCTTCTGTAGTTTCATATTCATTAAACATTAATAAAGATTTTGGATTAGTAGGACATACACTTACACATAATCCACATCCTTTACAGTGGTCATAATCTACACCTTTCATCTCTTTATTTCTTGCAATAATAGATGTATCAGGACAGAAAATCCAACAGTTTTGACAGTCAATACATGTTTCTGAATTCCAAACTGGCTTAATTACTCTCCAATCGCCAACAGACATGCTTTGTGAGCTTGTTTGAGAATATAGCCTATCTTCTGGTTGTATTTGTGATATATCATAAGTTATTTCACCTTCAAATGCATATAAAGCTGCACCAGGTACTAACTCATCCCATCCCATATCATTAATTGGTTTATTCATTTTATATCCTTTACTTCACTTCGTCATAAGCTCGTTGGATTGCAAGCATATTTGCATCAATAAGCTTTGGAGATAACTTTTTAAGTACACTCTTCATTTCTTCTTTGAAATACTCTAATTCAAACATACCACTAACTTTCATAAAAGCTCCAAGCATTGGAGTATTAGGAATTGCTTTCCCAATTGTATCTCTAGAGATTTGGAAACAGTCTAAAACATAAACTCTATCTTCTATTCCTTGAAGTTTTGGTACATTAGCTATAACTTCTTCTTTGCTAAGGTGGCTTGTAATAATATATTTAGTTTTGGGAGTACCATTTGCAGTGATATCGTCAGTATAAGTTAGTCCAGGA
This sequence is a window from Poseidonibacter parvus. Protein-coding genes within it:
- a CDS encoding methyl-accepting chemotaxis protein, with product MFKNGSIKIKLLSTIIGSMVLITVIMLAQSIISLKSTSNSIIEKSSSSAFKAKEEELKNYVSLAYKTIESYHERTAQDKIQAEVENYLLEQTNFIFTIINSEYNKYKDTLSNEELKQRIKSIISASRFGESGYFFAYNPNGINMVHPIKPSLEGKDLSKLKDTNGVMIIQELLKAGKSEKADGFITYLWPKPGFEKDQLKVSYVKMFKPLNWIIGTGSYLTDVEEKMKAEALDAISKMKYGKNGYYWINDSNHVVLMHGAKPELAGKNLYDFKDKKGKYLYREIVKSTNEKKEGSLVKYYWGIPGKTGEFEKFSYVKKFEPWDFIIGTGSYVTEIEEKVAQMNEETNESIDSSIVSIVTQIIIVIVIISFLIILFMKKIIFTPLTNFQNGLLSFFKYVNKEEKEIKSLVITSNDEIGQMSTLINENIEKTKNIIEQDNVLINDVKDIVNHVGEGFLEKRISSSTNNESLEELKSLLNNMLDNVQTLVGTNINALSDVLEQYAKRNFTEKIDPTNSGKIGNDIINMNKMITKILQDNQNDGQSLQKRSEELTSNVNILNQNANSQAASLEETAASIEEITGNIKQTSEKAHEMLAISRKTQNSANIGKDLATKTVNSMDDINETVIAINDAISVIDQIAFQTNILSLNAAVEAATAGEAGKGFAVVAAEVRNLASRSAEAAKEIKDLVESATIKANEGKEISSSMIEGFTELEARIEETSHLIDDVSNAAQEQNTGMTQISDAVNQLDKFTQQNASVADRTNTIAMETNKSANDTVAKVRENDFDGKS
- a CDS encoding thiamine pyrophosphate-dependent enzyme — encoded protein: MSTQKVIKNLKSFSTAAERFEGSHLLCPGCAHSIIVREVLNATNDNLVVSASTGCLEVCTAIYPHTSWDCSWIHIGFENSSTAMAGVETMNKALRNKGRISKDTPTPKFVTFGGDGSTYDIGFQWISGCFERGHDFMYVCLDNEVYANTGGQRSSSTPIGSSTTTAPAGTDSYGEKRQKKDIVSIMAAHGSPYVAQVAPNKWKDMVKKIQRGFDTEGPVFINAMSACTTEWKFAPNQTIEVSDLAVDSLVFPLYEIIDGTELNITYRPKNILPVKDYLAAQPRFKHLFTPQYEYIIDEWQTRIDKRWEFLQKREEIRM
- a CDS encoding 2-oxoacid:ferredoxin oxidoreductase subunit alpha encodes the protein MNSKEMILKDVEVWDGNMANSQAIRQADVDVVAAYPITPSTATVENYAMFHANGYVDGEVIMVESEHAAMSACIGAGAAGGRVATATSSQGLALMIETLYQASGMRIPVVLCLVNRALASPLNVNGDHSDLYLTRDAGWVSIDAFSPQEAYDMTLMSFKISEHPSVRLPVISNQDGFMTSHTAQNVKPLKDEIASKFIGDYLAVNALLNFDKPVTHGVQTEQDWHFEHKAKQHAALMASMDVIKDTFKQFKELTNREYKVVEQYKMDDAEIAIVCLGSTFETATLAVDQIRKEEGIKIGIVAPRVFRPFPLEEIADSLQNVKAVACMDRSAPGGTVGALYNEISGALINTPARPLVTNLIYGLGGRDMTVAQLKDIFRKLDSDAKAGKISGKIQTLIGVRGPTLEFYDVKGK
- a CDS encoding 4Fe-4S dicluster-binding protein, which gives rise to MNKPINDMGWDELVPGAALYAFEGEITYDISQIQPEDRLYSQTSSQSMSVGDWRVIKPVWNSETCIDCQNCWIFCPDTSIIARNKEMKGVDYDHCKGCGLCVSVCPTNPKSLLMFNEYETTEDALGKWPLKKKKGE
- a CDS encoding pyruvate flavodoxin oxidoreductase subunit gamma → MLEIRWHSRAGQGAVTGAKGLGSVVAQTGKQVQAFAFYGSAKRGASMTAYNRIDDEVILNHEKYMEPDYVFICDPGLTYTDDITANGTPKTKYIITSHLSKEEVIANVPKLQGIEDRVYVLDCFQISRDTIGKAIPNTPMLGAFMKVSGMFELEYFKEEMKSVLKKLSPKLIDANMLAIQRAYDEVK